The DNA sequence GCGTGCCAAAGTCTGCCGTAGTCAAAGGATTAATTTGGAAGAGTTGTGTTCGGATGGATAGACAAAGATAAGCGGTGAATTATTCAGCGACGATAAATTCGCGGAAGCGAGATTGGATATTAGAGACAGTTTAGCGCCGCGGAAAATAAGACGCCGTTAAATCAAGGTCGGTCGGACCTATGCCCGGGTGCAATTAAGTAGGATATATAGGAGAGTTCTAACTCATCTCCTCCGAGAGGTGTGGGGCGAGGGGAAGCCGTGCTGGGAAATGACGTCACGCGAGGGAATAACGTGGCGCGGGCAGAGGATGGTCGCACGGATTTAAGATATGTTTACAATCAGTGCGTAATAGAAAAgccgatataataaaattcttttgacCAACAAACACAAccgcattaataatatttttttctaatgaaatatttaaacaaaataaaattatggcggtgttttattccttttttattttcttggaaGATCCGTTTATCGGGTGTCGATTCATCGGTCAAGAtgcatgaatttataaataacaatttatttataaataatatttataaataataattttttttaacaaaatatttaaacataatagaaCCATTGCGGCGtccttttgatatttttctaaaaatagaaataaaaccgTTGCGAtgtcctcttttttttccaaatagaATCTTTTCCTAAGAGCCTGTTTTTTAGGTAAAGTTTTTTCCATCGCTTACACATCTATCTTACATATACGGAAGGGTAAATAAGggcgaaaaaaatagataatcattttttttcatttttctttaatacatttatttatattatcatacatCACCTCGTTTCAAGGTTTCACACAAAAGTTCATCCACAGCATAAGCTACTAATTCGCAATGTATGACAgatcttttatcataaaattctcGCAAAATTTTGACTGCATCTTCTCTCATGGCACTAGACATATTACATTGCAAACACCAGAACACCAGAACAAATTGATCAAAGATCGCATTTACATCCTCAGTCTTCAAGTACAGCTTTAAATATTCGTGATTAATACAATGTTCgagttcaaataaaaataatatagttaatgGTTTCATGTACAAGAAAGTATCGTCTACTGTAAGTTTTACGACACTTGCATCGTGTATTTTAACATGTTCCATTACTAGATATTCAATTCTTAGCGATGTAGGTGTATTCGACCGCAGGAATGGCTCAATATCGACACCTCTTTCGATGAACGTTTCTCACATTTTATGAGATAGTGATTTCCTTGGATATCACCAAGATGTAATTCCACAAAGGACGCAGGTCTCACGCTGATTCCAATATCCAAGTATTTATATGCCGTGCGCGTTAATGCAAATCTGCGTACCAAAATACGTGGTCTATAATGAGATTTACTAcatctgaaaaaaagaatacaattaaatatggaaaagtatatataaatatggaaaaaacatgtatgacaaaaaatatatatatgaaacatttgtAATACTTACGAATCAAGCGATTTCTTGTATGGCTTAATTTTGTCTCGGTGAACGTAATAATTCATGCGTCTGTCACTATTGCTGCTTCCTTCAGCGGAGTACATTTTGTTTTGCGGTTATGAGAAGTGGACCGTTGGTACGAGCGGCTGATACAAGATTGAAGATGCTAGAATTATTACGTTTCCCGAGAGAAAATGAAGTTACATGACAACACCCATACATTCCAAAGTACAATTTGGTGGGATTAATGTTCTGAAATTTAGGAGGAGACAgtcaatgttaaaaaaaattcttagaaaCGACTCATGAGGAAAAGAGTGGTGGaaggaaaataagaaaaacattaattacaataatacattttattttttttaaatatcgcaattttttttggcGTTGCGATCaccagttaaatattttgaatacattTTGTAATGCGCAATTCTTAACATATTTTCCACATCGTATAATATTAGTaacatctaaattatttaaaaattcaatatcttcATAATCAGCATCCAACGTCTCGATGATTAGTTTATTTCTCGCATAATTTTCACGCAAATCCACCAGCCATTCTCGTTTCTGGTACCCCTTGACGTACTCGAGAGCCGGCATCTCGTCATCCTCTTCTGTACCAAGCACCGCCGATGTAATCAAATGTTTAGCCATGCTGTACAGCACGTTTCCATCTTCCCATCGTAATCCATGATAATTCGCAATCAGCCAGGAAGCACATGACTTGTCGGATTTTGTGAGGAGATTCCATggcatagaataaaaatataatgcgccAGAATGGTCCCCTTTCCGCCACCTTCTTTACGACAAATTTCATCCCGACGAGGAATCCTTGCAAGTCCACGAACGTTGGTACGGACATAACTTTTTTTGATATCAGCACGTCGAGAAGACTGCTATTGATGCATTGCAGGTTTTATATCGTCTCATCCGCCATACTTAGGCGATTTTGCGCACAACGTTGCTCAACGGGTTTTACTAAATCACGCGATCATATATGATAAGACAGTACTCAGTGGTATTCATCGACACGTTCTGCTTACACTCTAATCTCTATCGTATTCTAATCTCACATCCACGCTTGCGCTCTTGACCGATTGTTTTGTCGAGAGCAATCGATAATCACAAACGGATCGCTTTATAGAAACTACGTGACGGTGAGACTCGGTTCAAGATACTCGTATCCGTAATAATTCTTGCAGAAACGCTGGTGTTGTATAGAATCgatcatctatttttatcaaaatccaGATTCATATCGTCATACAGATAACATTCCGAGTTCAGATAAAGTTTCACGTTTTGCTCAATTTGTAGTCGTCGAATCGATTCATATCCTCGGACATGATATTCTTTCGACTTGTCTGTAGAGCGAAGACAACGTATCGCGGCTTCTCCAATTGAGTCGCGGTCTTAATGGCCTACGAATATTTGGTTGTACGCTGCAATAGCGGAAACTCGTACAGATCCCACGAAAACCCATGCTGAGGTATCGACCGCTTTCCAAGGCGCGCAACATCGACAGCTTGTTGATATCGTTTAATATCACGTGTGGCATTCGCCATTGTATCTTGAATATGTCGATCACAGGCTCCAGTGCCAAATTTCCAATCAGACAATTGTCGTTGCGCGatcgtattaaaatcaattcgtGAAAAGCATTAATCACCGCGCATCTATAATCCTCGCAAAATCCAAATAACATGTAGAATGGTacgcaaaaattgaaatatccaTTCGCATTAGTGTGCGCATCCCAGCCGACGTTTTTCATAATTACGATTCTATCGGATGGTATCGTTAGATAGTTCTTGAGTGTGCTTGTTATTCCCACATTTCTATTATGATCAATTTCCATACCATCGTGTTCGTATCGAATCTTATCGAACGCGATACAATTATTTCCTAGTGCCACATCATACCCTTCGGCTGGTttgtttattgttaattttcccACGATGTATAGAAAACTCTCATACGATAGCGCATAAAGATCCTGTTGTTGTATAGGTATTTGTATCTCGTCACTGTGCTAAAACTGTCGTGTTGGCGTACTGGTTGTACGTGTGAGTCTCGATCTTGACAATATGATCGTCAAAGACCGGCTCGCCTCTGATGTTAAGGATATCGGTCATGTTTTCTCAGATGTTTCGTACCGCGAAGCacaaagattgtaaaaatttaacgttCGTAGCGTTGAGCttctttctcgtctttttAGAGCGActtaatgatgataataatgatgataatagtgatgatgatgatgatgatgatgatgatcggATGATATCATCAATCGGTAccgtaaagatattattatctctcgcCTGCTTCGAGTTGTTCAACACAAGCATCTCATGTGTCGCATGTTAATTTTGTCGCCGTCGTATGTGCAATCTGATGGTGATCTCTTCTCCTCGAGCAATCGTCCGTTTTGATCAGCGACGCGTATCGTTAAATTCGTAATGTCCCGCGTGATGATTGGCAAGTAAATGATCTGCGCCGGTGTCTCCGATATCTTATATCCTGGTGGCACACTCGGTGAAAATTCATGTACCGTATGAACGCGTTTATCGTTACTGTATGCACCTGCGGTCACGTTACACTCTATGCGGATAATGTTTATGTTGATGATATTAATCGGTATGTCCGATTGATGCCACTGTCTCGGCTGCAATATGTTTAAGAATCCTAATAACGATCCGATGTTGTTGGGTTTGTTAAAGTTTACTCTAAAAGCGCATTTGATCTCCCTATTCATCGTATTGTAATTAGCACAGAGTACTATCGGGTATTCTATAGTCTCATCCTCGTCACCGTTCGCTCGAATGGTCTTCTTTCCCGATAGAATATTCGACGCGATTATCGAAACGATTGCCGGAGTGAATTACATGTCGCGGGCGTTTCCGTAAAATTacatgtttcaaaaattcatatatggCATGTATCTCGTACAATCCCTCGGGTATCGTAATTTCCGTgtcattttcatcaaaataaaatttattattcgaggaATTCACATTCGACATCGTATGATAAGTCTTAAAATTTGTTAGACCGAGCTCGTAATCACCGTCGCTCAAATCCACGGCTGTAATGTGTCGCGAGGACGCTACTTTTCCCGGTTAGCGTGAATGTCATAGACATGTCGGCAAAGCTGTTTAACGAATACTGAGTCTTAACGGCGCATTGTCAGGCTTTAAATTTGCATGCATCGACCGTTCGGAGAAACTGCAGGCACAATTGCCCGCAGATGTTCTGATCGTAAGTTTGAAAGGATATGCGATTGTACTCGATCTTTGTTACATTCCGCTCAAAATATCGTACCAATTCATTTGGTGGTCGAAGATTACCAAAACtgtcgaaatatataacacGATTCCCCCTCTTTGCATACGTTACCCAATAAGTACCAGGGTCCGCTGCATTATCCAGGTTTATGATATCGCTCTCGTTTCGACGTATGCCACTGACCGGTAACGAGTCATGAAAACACCTCTAAAGTACGGTACGCGCATGTGTTTCGCCAGTTGTTCTAATTGTATGTTCGTTGTCATATTCCTGGGCATATTTAACACCTCTTTgacgttttattttcttcgttaCTACTCCCTATTCACGTTTGTACGGGCCGAGATACAATCCATTTCCATATTTGTATGGAGCGAGATAAAGTCCGTAACCTTCCATCGCGCGATTGTGACATTGCAGCTCCTCCAGCTGACGCCGCGCGGATTTGCTGTCGTTCACCGCCTTTGCCACACCAGCCGCTTCACCGATCAAGGATCCGAGTGCGCCCAACATCGATAGAATCGGCAATACACCACCTCGTTTCGCTGTTGGAAGTATACGCTTTTTCCTCGTAGTCATCGTCCTCGTCTTTGTTTTCGTCTTCATACCCATACCCATACCGATTTTTGTCTTGGCTTTCATCGCTGCCCAAGTGAAGGCTTCTCGTTGCCGATATCTCATCAGGGTGAAACATGATCGACACTTTGTTTTTCCTCGATGGTTGCGAATGATAGGAGCGAAGATATTCGCGAGCGCGAGAAAATTGCGAGGGAAATTGCGAAGACGAGCAAATCGATTCGCAAGAAACATCGCGCTTTGAAGACCGGTAAGATCAAGAAGGATATCATGTTGGACAGGCATTTTAGACCTCTCATCGGACCACTACAAAAGATCGTCGATAACTCTGGCTTGATCGTGGTGAGCCGGAAGAATGAGCCGGAGAGTAACACTGACGCGAAAATTGAAATGTTACCCTTCAAGCGATACGAGAAGGAAGAAGATGAGGAGAAGGAGCAGGATGCGATACCGAAAAAGAGGAAACGATTTGACGCCAAGTCGGATCGCTTACCAACATCGCATAAATCGAAACGCTCGGATGTTTTACTGAATGAACCGCCGATAACCTCTATACCAACTGCGACAATCGTGCAATCTACGATACCCGAATCACTCGCGAGTGAAGATGTTTTCGAAACCACGGACGACTCACTCGTAACGTCCGttcgaaatcaattgcaaacgTCGGAAGGTCAAGAAATGTTGCGAGAGCACTTGGGGTTACTGGGACAAAAATACATAGGTATTCTTATCAGTGGCGATGAAAAAAACGAGATCGATCACGTATACAGGATATATTTCGACAAGAATAAAATGATGCTCGGTAATAAAcgattcgatattaataaagatggCTCTATAATAATAGACAAAGTGAGGTACATTGGTACACCAGGATTATACTAGTTGATCTTTAAGACAATGCTCGATGATGTCATTCACATGGAGGACGATATGCAGAAATACAAAAGCATATTATTGGCAACGAGCGCGCATAGACGCAATTACGATGCACAAGGCCAATTACGGAGCAACACGGGATACAAATAAGTGTACACAAATAATCGCACCTTTGATGTCGATCgaatcgaaaaagaaaaaatttggaaaaggAATATTCATGCCTCGCGCGATGACACTAACCGACAACAAGATCGACTATGTGCACTGGGATAATCTCAACGAGCTAGTGGATCGCCTATGATTGGTCGATGCTTCGCGCCGAGCTGGCCATAACGCCCACGACAATGAGATCCTATCGATCATCGAGGAATTTCGCAAAGccgacattattataaattaaatagtgtCTCGACAAAATCAATCGATTGATCAAAGTCGCTTGCATCGGTAATgcatattaacaaatttgggATATCCAGCAGAGCAGGGACGTGATGAATATCTTTTCGTACCGTCAATGGAGCggattaatgagaaatttcGTGCCCGATAATACTCTGTGTCGCACCGTTACGGGCTTTGACGCGAGGGCACTCAAGATTCGCCATGTAGCGCAACCTGAAGCTGATACCGATGTCGTCAACAAACTATACATAGATTCAGTGCATTAAAATGCGGAATTAAGAAAGAGTTAGACGAGAAGCTTACTGCATGAGAAGGACGTGCGTTACAGGCTGTGGTAAATGAGCTTCAGTGTGCGAATAACGCTAGATTAGAAATGCCAACGAACGACAGCGAAACGAAAACGAACGTTAACGAACGACAACAAAATACCAACGAACAACAATGGACAGCAACAAATGGTCTAGGATCAGCTATGAACGATTGACAAACGGCAATGAACGGCAACAAACGGCTGTCGGACGGTTGTCGAACGGCTCAGGAACGACTCAGGAACAGCTATCAAACTGCTCAGAAACGGCTACGAACGGCTAACGGACCGTTATAAACGGCAAACTGATGACAAAGAACGGCTATTGATGGAAATAAAACGGAAATTAAACGGAAATAAATGACTGTTTGaatggttaaaaaaaatttgagatactattaaacataatgtaatttctttgcatatattattacgcgCCGACCAGTCGCACCGCTAAAAACATGGCATCATTAAAATCCGATAAAAATGTCGTGAAACTACGACTCGTCGAGGAACTGCATGCTCCGGCGAGAAGAAATTTTCCCCGAAGACGCGTCGTAGTGCGGTCACGACAACCTGTGGCAAGCTGACATCGTCGAGATGCGTCCGTACTCGCGTTTCAACAAAGACCACCATTACATACTTACCGTCATTGATGTGCTAATCAAATACGCGTGGGCCGTACCGCTCAAACGTAAAGGTGGAAGTGAAACGGCTAATGCTATCCCTGAGATAATTCGAGATAGTTAGAGATATCCGAAAAACATGCAAACCGATATGGGGAAGGAATTTTACAACACCGACGTGTAAAGcctcatgaaaaaaaaaacatcaatcattatttaatgtattcgGTGTTGAAGGCATCAGTCGTCGAACGATTCAATCGCACCTTAAAGAACAACATGTGGAAAATGTTTACGCTCAACGGAACTTACAAATGGGTGGATGAGTTGCCGCGACTCGTGTCGGATTACAACGCGCGCAAGCATCAAACGATCAGTATGCGACCCGTCGACGTTACTCCCGCGATCGAAAGACTCTTGGCTACGGTGTACAGCGCGATAAAGATAGCGGGTCCGACAAAGTTCAAAGTAAATGATTCGGTACACATTAACAAATACAAGACGATTTTCGAGAAAGGTTATACACCGAATTGGACCACCGAAGtgtttaagattattaaagtGCAGCATCCTAATCCCGTAACTTATCTATTCGAGGATTATCGTAAGAAATCTGTCGCTAGAGCATTCTACGAGCATGAGTTGCATCGCGTAAATTATCCGGACGTGTATCTCGTAAAAAAAGTACTGTGTAAGAGAGGTGACGAGGTTTACGTGAAATGGTTGGGATTCGATGGATCGCACAATTCTTGGATACACAAgaacaatataatgtaattcacATACAaactgcattttatttttaacatataaaaagaatgaaatatgatacatataaagaatatgatacatataaaaatatatgtaagatgtatacagcatataaaatataaaaaaaataaagataaatgtatatttcttttattttcctgcTTTGATAGTCAATAGTATAATACATtgctacacacacacacgcgcgcgcgcacacacaacgcacgcacgcatgcattaaattacattatggtacattatattacattacattataagGATATATGGTAATGTCCTGATCATATATAGTAACGTATCGATCGTTTTGAGTACGATATACCGCTTGTCATTGTAGGGACTCAGAACAATTTTTGTCTCACGGATGGTATATACTTCATGCAATTTTGACCTTATACATGATTGCTGTCGAGTCATTTCAATCTCTTCGTGAAGGCACTGCGTGTAATTGTCAAAAGTTATAATACGCGCAACGACGTTACTCTTGACGCCTTTAACCTTTTTCGTATCTTTTATACCATCTACTCGTAACGCGTACATTTTTGCTCTAAGTCCAACGAATTCGGTCATGATGGCACcgttattttcatctttcatcAAGCCGGGAACTTTCTTGTTCTTGAGCGGTATACCATACTCGTTCTTAACTGGATAATCGCTCGTGTCAAATCTATCGATATCGAGTTTTatgttttcatatatacatcgtcgcatttaatgtaataaattaaactatctGTATCgatgtacattattttacaattgtcgCGATAATGGTAACATGTATTCATAGTGAAATTCATATAAACACACTTTCGATATATCAAGTATGCACATACCGAAGTAGAtcgatttattgaattttacctCAAGTTTGCGTGGTTCAACGGCgactaaattttctaaaaacacACTTTTACTATGAAAATTTGGTTTTGCGATCATTGCCTCCGCGCCGTATCGTCCGTCCCActtcgttaataattttacattaatatgatTGCGCACGTTTTCTATAGTTTTATCGAATACCgcgttattcattaatttgtaaaaatttttttcaaaattgtctGTCGCGCTCATTCTAAATCGGGTATTGAGTTCAATGTAATCGCGAAGCCATGCGGATTGAGCAAATTGCAATACGCGATGTATTTTTGTGACGCGAAGATCATGACGCGTACACTGCTGCAGGTTGCGATAGTGTATCGAGAATGTAACTTGTTGGCGAATCCGAAGCAATCGcgctaattttaaaatcagagATGTCATCGTCCCATCGAAAATCGCCGTAAGGTAACGGTTGACACATCGCCCAACCGTATAAGTTGTTTACatcgaaatatatcaaatatatcagaTGAAGATTTCGATGGATCGTACGACATATACTTGTTATTAGCATACGCGTATCTGCCGGAACATTGACTCAAACCGCCGCGTATCCCCCGTTCGATAAACTTAACCATGTCGATATCAGTAAGTAATTCgaatgtaatatttgtatgtttcaaCATAGCATCTCACGTGCATCCGGGAAGAGTAAAGTAATACGCAGGATTAAACCCATAACTTTAATGCAACTTTTgcggaaattttcaaaaatatctgctAATAACAAGACATCTGCTTTATAGATATTAGTAAATATAGATCGCTGTATTCGCCTAGCGTTCGAATGGAGAACCGCTTCCAGACAGTCTCGGCGTGCGCGTAATCGCTCTTGGATACAGTTTCACCGGTCAAAGAACTGTGAAATTAATCGCGCTGTGGTAAACAGGTATCTTCCAACCCGTCGACGCAGTCAATATATTCATACGGAAAGACGCCCTTCCgtgttaataaattgaaattctttttgtacattttgaaatttcgatttaaaaattttgagtttgtctttatttaaaaaaaatgtcaatttgtCAAGACTggctgaaagaaatttatatgaatctataaaacgcaatttgatacaattttttgattcCTCTTCTGcaagtttaacatttttttgtaaaagatatatatttttctttcggcAATAAATCGATTCTCCCTTCTAACACTGTAGCTATTTCCTTGATAATGAAATGTGAATCGTTTccgaataaattatgaaaaactattGGAATGTAAGAAGAgttcttataatttaagttGCAATTTGAATGCGCGGGACCTCGATACCGCCCGGTCAGATGGCAATGATCGCGTACTCGTGTATCGTCCGGCTCGAATAGTTTCTCGCAAATGTGACAATTTGTCGCACTGTTAAATTTTTCCCATTCTTCTcgcgttaaatttattatgggGACATTAGTGATTAGAATAGCCTTTACACACAatgctaaatttttaagttcttCGACGAACCACGCGATACAATCGGTAGAGCGGCCAGAATGATAACGAATCGATAACCCACAATGTACATAATAACTCGTTCATTTCTCGGCAATTCACCGTATGCGACTGCAATTTATTCTCCGATCCAAAGTAATGTAAACAtctgtaaaaatagaaatatttaatttttcatttgtatatgtaattaacaCATTGCTGACCGGCaacttttctgaaaatttaccTTATGTGCCCGGCTATTGTTTTGAAAGCGGTTGTGGaagtaaaacaatataaataaactttaataaattttatttattattcaactcttaatatttctttttcgtatGATAAAAAGTATAACAATCACCTACGTGTAATGGTACACCACaagttttgcaaatatatcggGTTTCGCTCCGTTTTCCTTTCGAAGAACATTCTCTACACGCTCTAGTCGGATTTGTTTTTCTGGTCTTATAAGCGAGACACAACTCGAGGTATGCAGACCAAATAGTTACACTACAAGATTTCCAACAGTGCGCCGTGTAAACAATAAAGATGCGGAAAAAAGCTTATCACGTGTTTACTCGTGACCGGTCACCAACGCTTGGCCACGAAAACACGAGTTAACTCGTGACCGGTCAGCAATgtgttaataaaaagaaaaaatatatgaaatatataaaatatttatttaattaatattataaaatgtattaaatatacgtACCGATCACAAATGTATCTTTGACCATTATGTTTGCTCAATTGCAAGCTCACGAGGCGGGATAAATTCTTGATCCACGCAAAATGACCAACATCCTGTGCATCTTGCACATAAAGCAAATTGACGTGTTTATCTCTTTTCAGCTCGCTCAGTCGAATCGAGACAATGTTCTTTTCCTCGAGGCAATATGCATTTATGGAGATCGTTGGCAagttcgaattttttaatttgattcacAGTCACTGGAAACTCAATGCCCTGGAGATTCAGTACTGTCGTATAATGTGGGTACGATGATTCCCGGGTTACATTCCTTGCAACTGGATATAGAGCAGCAATCCACGCAACTGCCCACGCAAAACACGTATTGTCATTGGATTGTATATTAATCACCGCTCTTTTCACTATTATTTCTCG is a window from the Cataglyphis hispanica isolate Lineage 1 chromosome 9, ULB_Chis1_1.0, whole genome shotgun sequence genome containing:
- the LOC126851896 gene encoding uncharacterized protein LOC126851896, producing MTDILNIRGEPVFDDHIVKIETHTYNQYANTTDLYALSYESFLYIVGKLTINKPAEGYDVALGNNCIAFDKIRYEHDGMEIDHNRNVGITSTLKNYLTIPSDRIVIMKNVGWDAHTNANGYFNFCVPFYMLFGFCEDYRCAVINAFHELILIRSRNDNCLIGNLALEPVIDIFKIQWRMPHVILNDINKLSMLRALESGRYLSMGFRGICTSFRYCSVQPNIRRPLRPRLNWRSRDTLSSLYRQVERISCPRI
- the LOC126851897 gene encoding uncharacterized protein LOC126851897, coding for MWKMFTLNGTYKWVDELPRLVSDYNARKHQTISMRPVDVTPAIERLLATVYSAIKIAGPTKFKVNDSVHINKYKTIFEKGYTPNWTTEVFKIIKVQHPNPVTYLFEDYRKKSVARAFYEHELHRVNYPDVYLVKKVLCKRGDEVYVKWLGFDGSHNSWIHKNNIM